The Capsicum annuum cultivar UCD-10X-F1 chromosome 3, UCD10Xv1.1, whole genome shotgun sequence genomic sequence GTCTTGCTGCTATGTTTGTCATTTCAATGAcatgctcatgcatagtatgTGAACCATTAAACTTCatggtggtcaaagtacccattagTGTCCCAGCAAGAGACTTATCAACAGTTTGGGAAGACTCTTCTACAAGTTTCAGAAGATCTTTTACACTTTCAGTTTTGGGAAGAGTAGTCTTAATGTTGCACGCAATATTCAATCGCATGAACATTAGTCCTAATCTGTTAGACCAATCCCAATGCTTATAgtaggacttttcttcatcacttctAGCTTCAGTAATAGCAGCTGGCTTTTCAGAGTAAAGTGcaacatcaagatctaaaaccCCAAGATAGAATTTGATCTGTTCGCACCAATCTGAAAAGTTAAGTCCATTAAAAGTCGTAATAGAGGCAGAGTGAGAATGAAGGGCAAATGCTGCAAGTAAAACATGCTCATTTATTAATACTTTGAGTTACGAGTTCAATcacattatcaaattcagaaataatttacTTAAATGCATATTGATATTCTCCTTTGGgtgaaacatcaaaatacaactttaaacataatgatgcttaaaaatatatttaacacaaatcgATAATATTTAATGCATTAATTAATAATACTTACTATCTTTggataaatgaataaaattaacgatacatcaaaattatctctttaatgtTTATCGATTATACGAACAAACAATCAATCTTTGGGTGATCCACAAATGTCTTATAACCAAAAACTTTAATTTACCCATAATTATTACATCATTTATAAGCATCAAGATTAATGGGCAACTaacttaaatttaattttttttttaaattaatttcataaagattcgaccactttggtgattaatgaatcttacatatataattccaaaagatccaaaataatatcacaattattTCTTGTctaataagtttaaaaaaaaaaattttctacTTTAATGGCTCAAAGTACTCCAAATAGTAAGATTTCATTATACCACAGAGAACTCAGGAACCAATTTCGATTATTTTTAGGAGACATGACATTCGAAAGGTTAATATTCGAATTGTCCAGTAAGGATTTTCATATTTAATATGGCTACATAAACCTGTAGAGGTAACATGTTGAATTGGAATTTTCCATTTGACCATTATAGACAAaatagttaaaaagaaataatgataaaattaatcaACTAATGATTATTTTCCTTTCTGTCTTTGGATTAAAATAGAACGTGAGACATGGTTATTAAAATTGTGTTGTTCACTGTCATGATCATAATGGGTATACAGTTGTCAAAGGCAAATACTAATTAACAACACATCCGTAATAATAATATCAAAGGCACTATTTATAGCCAGtggaaaaaataatatgaaaatcttaaaatctcaaatttataATAACTTAAACTATACATTGAGCATTGTATCACACATTACTAGGGtttataaaatttaaactacACATTAATTTAATGGAAAATCATTAGTTCCTAAACCTTGCTCTAATACCATATGTAAGGATTTGATAGATTGCATAGCTTaaacaatctaacataaataatCCTATCAATTATTCAGAAATGTGAAACTACATGATTTTCACATAAACAAAGTTACAGTAATTTAGTAATGAATTACTTACCTAAATTCTCCATGGTTTCCTGTAGACAGAGTTTAGCGGAAGCACATTTATTTAACCAAGAACAGAatattatttctctctctttgccTTACTTTACAGAATAAAATACGATGGagtttattcttcttttggcagagagaggaccccttttataattggaaatagtcagttatgttttcacgttccatcaacgtgattAATGGATATAATAATTATCCAGTAACAGTCtgtaattatcctactaggagtcaTAATTATCATAGTAACAGATTAGTCAGTAATttaatcctactaggtaacttttTCGTAcagatttaggatttaacttattcaataattattaaaccaataaataaattaattatgtgaacCATAGAAATTTACAGAGAAATCCATCTAAATATTTCTATAGAAACTCAAAAGTCACGTTAAAGAAAGACCTGTTAAATTTCTTCACAAAAacttttaaattcataattgcaGTTAGTACTAAAAATTGCAccatatgattatatatatacctatacaaaTTCTCAAAAACTATTAATTCAAGGGTTTTCTTTTCCTTCTGTAGCATGAAGTAATTTTGGTAAAAgaaataaattctaaaatttttgtatttacattttttgtttttatttaggAGAGAGTCCtaatacaaaacaaaattaaGTGAAAAATTTCATGCCTAAttaggattattttttttttcaattttggagttctttattttaatatttgagtaaataattgaaaagatgattttatctaaattAAAGTACAAAAAATTTGAATCTCTTTTCCATTGATTATCACACGTAAGAAAGAGGGGACAAGGTCAGTGGTTTTTCGAAGTATTGAGGAAGGGCAAGCCTATATTCCAATTGTGATGTTTTGTTTAAAACTAAAAAGACAATTGTGTTGTATttgtttaaaactaaaaaaataggaTATAATGATATCTGAAGGTCATACAATCACAATATCAATCATGAATCACCAATCAAacttcaaaatcaataacaataatttcataagTATGATCTGAAAAGGATAGGATGTTACGCACATCTTACTCCTATCTTTGCATGAAAGTGAGATTGTTTTCAGTAGCCCTGGGTTGACAAAACATAATAGAATAACAGATAAAGCAAAAGATAAATAGTTGTGCTAGATTTTggcaagaaataaaataataggtTGAGTAGGTTGAGAAATTACCCTAGTGATGTCCCAATATCGTCCCTGCGAGCATTGTTATCACCTATTCGTGGTTGCATTCGGTCTCTATCTACCGAAGCTTGCAGAGAGACGAAGAAGCGTCCGGGATAcgtatgttatttttattttttattttttttggtttaaaccatcCAGTATCCGGTACCCGCTTTTTAGGAGTTCGACTATATTCGAATCCGCCCCGCGTCGGCTCCCATTTGGGGGGAGAGCTCCCAACAGAGTGTTTGTCCATACTCAGGGTCCGTATGTTATTTCAAAGTTGGGTCACAATATTACTTAAATGGAGTTCTAATTGAGATAAGATAAGTTTGGTCACAATATCTTATTTTATATAAGATAAAGTTCTAATTGATTTAAAAGTGTcaattattatgatttcttatttaCATCAACTAAGgactttcattaatttttttacatatatttatttatagtattttttgcatatattttaggagtcattaatttctttttatatatatttaggagtccttaatttaattaaaattatagacATTCTTTTTTATATGAAGTAAAACTGTAATTATTTAGAAGTgttaaaaattattaacttttttcatttttataattatttatagtaTTCTTTCCAtccatagtttttttttattattattatttttttccttttcttgccCAGGTTTTTTAGTACGTGGACTTTTGGTCCCCACTAAATATTTGACAGCTTtaattttaaagggattttttcttttctttattaattgGATTTCTCcttaaatttgagaaaatggccaaaagacCCCCCAATCTTTACCctaaatttcaactacacacctatactttgcggggtcctatgacccccctgaattattttaaagtggaatatttacaCCCCTCAAAAACTGACATCCAAACATTGTTTCAGGCAGTGAGTTGCCCTCGCTGTCATGTCATGTCACGTAATTTCacgtaatattatttttttaatataaaaaattaattacttttatttattatattttttcctttgtattcttttttaatttccttttcaatttcattacttttttcCATTTATTTCATGTTCTTCCAAAATAATGATTCTCCATTCTTTTgttcttctcttttttcctttttcttttttcttcaatctcaaaCCTTTGTTAAATAGTAAATTCAAAGTCGACTATTAAACTCAAAGTTTAGGgaaaaaaattcttcaagaacgAAAATTTGCACGACTTCACACATTTGCTTCAGgaacaaaattttttatttctatattcgTTATGTGAGTTCAATTGCAAACTCGTTGTTCAATTGGAACTCAAGAATTACCAGTTTTTTCAAGAAAGGTGATGTTGAGGAAGCACGCAAATTGTTCGACGAAATACCCCAAAAAGAATGTATGAACTGTATGATTTCTGGGTATGTAAGAAATGGAATGTTAGATTATGCTCAATAAATGTTTGATACAATGTCGAGCAAAAATGTCGTTTTTCAATCTTGTTcctttttctttgcttttttttcaatttctcaactatgaaaattaatgttgaatttataattgtgaaaaaatttggtgttgattttgattatggtgCTGATTTGATTGTTTCAATTCCAAAAAATGTGGATTTGAATGATGATTTATGGTTTGAGATTGAAAAATCAACCGATGTAAAGTTAAAAGATTTCAAGATTCCACAAAATGTGTATAGTGCATTGTTGGAAGTTTATGTTTCATTTCATGAGAACTATGATTCTTGGTATGGTAATCCGGTTAATGAGTATGTAAGTTTGAATAATGTTAGTGTCCTGGGGAATGGAACTTTTAGGGAGGTGATTGTTAGTTTAGATGAAATGGTAGTTGGTGTAGTTTGACCGTTTACTGTGATTTATATTGGAGGAGATGATAAATTAGTTTTAGATTGGATGtcattgttgagttcttgaagatgccattgttgagtccaagaagaagaagaaggaggaggaggaggaggaggaggaggaggaggaggaggaggaggaggaggaaaatgaataaagaagaagaataattaaaaatgaataaagaaaagagtaaagaaataaaataattttttaataaaaaaattcgttctcactctcttgccatgtcagcgttcagggggtaataattcactttaaaatagtttaggggggtcataggacccccgcaaagtataagtgtgtagtttgGATTTGAGGTAAATGTTGGGGGGACATTTGACAATTTTCTCCTTAAATTTTGATGCTTTTAGTTCCTTTTCTAAAGCCACTTCTTACTTcttgttttgatgtttttttttttaaattccccTCTATTAATGTGATTTTTCCTCAaattaattttgatgaattttaataaagaaagattttgccataaatatatttaattaatttttaatttttaatattaaaaaaaaaaattgaaaagacgattttgtctaaagcaaaaactttgagataatacccaattaccctcctgaactatacccaaaaaggttatgacacacctcaacttaaagggggtccaaTTACCCGCTGagctaattaaaagtgtaattttgacacccttagtgcctacgtggcacaacacactgaagtgtccataTAGACACATGTGTGCGCCATgtatgtgccatgtaggcactaagggtgtcaaaattacatttttaattagttcaggggtaattggatctcctttaagttgaggtgtgtcataacctttttgggtatagttcagagcgtaattgggtattttctccaaaaaattttaatgaacggcaaaaagttcaaatcatttttctaaggatcttcacacttttaatatattattatagattatagattatagatatagatatcggtataaattatagatatagatatagattatagatcatgttcatctaagcattatgacacttaaattggaatagaagaaaaaaattatacatcacaataatttaaaacttaaattacttaaaaattgtaattgactatcaatgctacaaaagtttgaacaacgaGAGCGATATCTATTAtctgaaaattacataaaaagaattataaattacaatatttaacagcttaaaatatctataaaaaaatctattatatatttttaaaaaatattataaattacaataattaaaataaattttaaaaaaatatttgttgggcCTCTGATTAATAACTAGTTTGTTTACTAAAtgcaaaaaagaattaaattttattCCTTTAATAGAAATAACAAATTATTTCTATATGTAACCAAATGTATCACCAAGATATACATAGGAGCGCGAGGTACGACAGTTAGTTAACATGTTTGTTGCTAATATATCTAAGTAACCATTTACGTGTGAGGTGTGTGACCTGATGTTACAAAAAACATAGTTTTCTTCCATACAAATAATTACCtcaatcatttttttcaactctagaAATTTCTTCTAAGTTCAATAACTAAAGATTGTAGTTTTTGGAAACAAATTGAGTGGATTGTGAGTTAGTATGCTATATGTTTTTTTCTTAGTTAATATGTTACTTCGTGAATAAAATGTTGGGTAATTTCCCTACTTTTGATTAGTCTGTTGGTTTTTTCTCCTAAAGAAgggagaattaaaaaaataaataaaaagcttTTATAGATTAAAGATATGTCAGGCAATGAGCAAAACCAAGATGTTCTTCAACAACAGCTCAAAGGAAAGAAACTTTCTGGGGAGACGTTAAAGCGATACGACTCCTTAGACTTGGAATCTAGCAAGATCCCTGAGGCTAAAAAGGTCCTAACCGTGccaaattatgaaaattttacctttttttggtTTCGCCTTAGGTGTCTGGTACCCTCTCGGGTGGTGagaattttatgttgttttgataTTGACGATATATATAGTTAACTTACGGTTTATTAATTTTTTGGCCAGGCATTAGAATGGTCAGTGATATTGAAGTTGGCGTTTCAAAGCATAGGGGTGGTGTATGGAGATATTGGAACATCACCATTGTATGTGTTTTCATCCATTTTCCCAAATGGTGTAACATATGAAGAAGATATACTTGGTGCACTCTCTCTTATTTTGTACACTATCACCTTGATTCCTGTCATCAAGTATGTCTTCATTGTTCTCCAAGCTAACGATAATGGAGATGGTAACTTAATTTCTCCTCTTCTTccagagaaaaatgaaaaaaaaaaaaaaggtcccTTATCTTTGGTTGTAAGTTTAAGTATTATCTGATGAGTAATTTTGGCTCTTTAATACTCTGTGGATGCAGTGTTTTCCTTATTATCTATTggtatgttattttattttgttttacttttattatGTCTTTTTATATCGTTTCTTGTTATAAGTCGAGGTCTTTTAGAAATAGTCTCTCtgatgtagtggtatggactgcatacaatTTAACCTCCTCAAACTCCACTCTGTAGTAATACACTAAttatgttgtcgttgttgtttAAGTGTGTCGATAATGTGCACTGTTcatctccattagatatttatcaaactctaattcttaaatttgaaaaaaaaaaagataaaaaataattaattacaccTCAAAAGGTTGTAACTAACTCAAGAAACAGacccaaaaataacataaacGGCAAGAAATTTGTACTTCTATTCCATTAAATATTTTCTACTTTCACAAGAACTTTACAAATAAATACTTCAAAAAAGAATGatatactttcttttttagtctatttaaaaaaaaatgattccttcttttttttttgcaatacttttaacttcaacttttcacatgaccataagattaaagggcattttggtacatttgacacaactttaatttaagtcCACATGATTCAAAaggtaggtcattcttttttaaatgaagagGGTAGTAAATATTTGACGGAAATCAAAGATGCTCACAACAAATTTAGAGGACTAAAACTGCTAAGATGATACTAGGGGGACAACTTCGAACTAACTATACTTCAAACTTTCATGATTAATTTATAAGAAATTATAATACACTTTTTAGTGCAGGAGGTACATTTGCCTTGTATTCATTGATATGTCGATATTCAAAAGTGGGATTAATTCCAAGTCAACAGCCAGAGGACAAAGATGTGTCAACTTTTAAACTTGATTCGCCAGATAGACGCACACGCCGGGCTTCAAAGCTTAAATCCATGTTAGAAAACAGCAATTTTGCAAAGTTTTTTATGTTAATTGCCACAATGCTTGGTACTTCCATGGTTATTGAGGACGGCGTCCTCACTCCCTGCATTTCAGGCACGTAAAAATCTATCCGTACTCGGTGTTTACATCAATCAAATAAATACATGACACATGTCTTATATGAGTCAGTATGATAATATTCCTAGAATTAGTGAACATTTTTTTTGTCAAGAGGAATCAAAGATTAGTGATAAAGAATGTTATCAAATGAGTGAATTAGCATGCATTATATGAGTCAGTATGATACTAATTGAAGTTTTCTGTTTAATTTGGTCAGTTTTATCTGCTGTTGGAGGACTTAAAGCAGCAGCTCCCTCGGCCCTGACTCAAGGTAAATATTGCATGCATCTTATTTGGCTAAATAAACTCCCTTCATCCGCTGAATTTAGGTATATGACATACGTCATGTCGTCATGTCAGCAAAAATATCTAATCAGTACACTTTTTGATTAATACAATTGTTCAATAGAATAAGTCTTAGATAACACGCCGAAGTgaaaaatgaattattaatttaggGGGTTGCTTATGACTTTAGTCTTTATTCAGGAGTTGACTCCAGCTAATGAAAGTAATATGTCTATAAAATGGTATTCGGAAATTTCTGAAATATGTTAAATTTACcaactatttcaaaataatacTTTGAAATTAAATAGTTggtaaaatttcaaatttgagaAATTGCAATCTAACGCTAACTTATTGTGTGTTATGCAGGAAGACTTGTTTGGATTGCAGTAGCcattttgatattgttgtttatGTTTCAAAGATTTGGAACTGAAAAAGTTGGCAACACTTTTGCGCCTGTACTTTGTGTGTGGTTCCTTTTCATTGCTGGTATTGGCATTTACAACTTCGTCAAGTACGATCCAACTGTTATCAGAGCTCTTAATCCTAAATACATCATAGATTATTTCAAGAGAAACAAAAAGAATGCCTGGATTTCTCTAGGCGGAGTTGTTATGTGCATAACAGGTATATGCTTACCTCCAACCAAAGTTGAATGTATCGAGAAAATTTAATTTCCTAGGAGTAAAATAATTGAATGACTGATTGCAGGAGGCGAAGCACTATTTGCAGATGTTGGTCATTTTAGTGTTCAATCTGTTCAGATAAGTATGTGTTGTGTGACATACCCTGCGCTCATATTAGCATATCTCGGTCAGGGTGCCTTTTTAAGGAAGCACATTGATGATGTTTCTGATACTTTCTACAAGTCCTTACCTTGTAAGTATAGCATTTATTCCTGGGTTTAAGTTCTATGCAATGACACTTTTAAAAGCAATGTTCAAATCATATCATGGAGTAATGACAAATCTCTATAATCGATATTAAGAGGTAACCAAGTAAAATTGATAACTAAATTGCTATATCATGTTAAACTACAGTGTTGAttcatataatttaaatttttcatgctTAAACCTTTTCTGTTTTACAAGTGCAGATAGTATATATTGGCCAGTATTTGCAGTGGCAGTGTTGGCGGCCATCATTGCAAGTCAAGCATTGATTTCTGGGACTTTTGCTATAATCCAGCAATCCCTGGCGCTAGGATGCTTCCCTCAGGTTAAAATTTTGCATACATCAACCAAATATCATGGACAAATTTACATTCCTGAAGTCAATAACCTTCTCATGTTGGCTTGTGTCATTGTCACTCTTGCATTCAGGACCACCGAGAAGCTAAGCAATGCTTATGGTAAGGATTTCCAGGAATTCCCTCTCCTCATATATATTGTCTGTGTATAAATGGAAAATCCTTTTTAGTGATAATGTGAAGCAGATGTCTAATACGTGACAAAACCATTTGTTCACAGGAATAGCAGTTGTGTTTGTGATGACTCTAACTTCGGGCTTCCTCGTACTAGTTATGATCATGATTTGGAAAACTCACATTCTTTTTGTAATTGTCTATGTTCTAATCATTGGCACGTTTGAGCTCATCCTCCTAAGCTCAGTCCTTTACAAGTTCAATCAAGGTGGTTACCTTCCACTGGCCTTTGCCATGTTCCTAATGTTTATCATGTATGTATGGAACTATGTGTATCGAAAGAAGTACCACTTCGAGCTAGAACACAAGATCTCTCCCTTAAAAGTTAAAGAAACAGTGGATGAAACAAACTACCATCGCCTACCCGGACTTGCAATCTTCTATTCTGAACTTGTTCATGGAATTCCACCAATCTTCAAGCATTATGTGGAGAATGTGCCTGCGTTACACTCTGTCCTCGTGTTTGTTTCCGTTAAATCACTGCCTATAAGCAAAGTGCCCGTAGAGGAACGTTTCCTCTTCCGTAGGGTGAAGCCGCCTGATCTCTATGTATTTCGATGTGTGGTGAGATATGGATACAATGATAAGCGCAACGAGGAAGAGCCCTTCGAGAGATTATTGGTGGAGAGGCCGAAGGAATTTATACGAGACGATTCAGTGCTTTCCATAAATGCATCAAAGTGTAACAGAGTATCAACAGAGCAGTGCAATGTGGAATTGGAAAGTGATTGTGACATACACGAGGATGCTAAATTTTTAGTGGATAGAGATATAGAAGTGGTGGAAAAAGCTTTTAGTATTGGAGTTCTTCATTTTATAGGGGAACAAGATGTTATTGCAGGCAAAGGGTCTAATATTGCAAAAAGATTTGTCATTGATTATGCTTTCAATTTCTTGAAGCGAAATTTGAGGCAAAGTAGCAAAGTTTTAGACATACCTCACAAACGCATGTTAAAAGTCGGAATGATATGTGAGCTTTAGCAAGGAAATCTTAGTAGCTCAATTGGTTGCCTAAACTTTCTCTTTATCGGTGAGAGTTCGATTCTCTACCTTGTAATCACTTTAATCAGTTATTAGTTCAAATTTAGTTGAAAGGAGATGAAGGAGAAGCATTCAACATATGTGCTACCCTCATCTCCATCCGTCCGAAGGTCTTAGACTTGTAAATTTCTTGTTTTATGTAACAGGTTTTGTATGTTTAAATTAGTATAATTTGAGAGAATGTAACAATGTAGGGAAAGCATTAGTGCAGCATTTTGTTTTGTACTCTTCAGTTTTCAATCTGTTTGGTGTGATTGTATTCCTCTGTTTTcaatcagtttgatttgatttggagtATGAGCATTAAACTAACTAATTAATGTTCGGTAAGTACTATAAGTTACAATAGTTAACcattcaaattttttataaaGTAGTTGAAAAAATTATGGTCAGAGAAAACATCATTTGAATAGCCAAATAGTAACtaagataaacaaattaaaacaggAGTAATATTTTACCAAAAGAGAACCAAAATATTTTACTTTGTACTGTGTCTTAACTACAGTATATTTTTTTGCTTTATACTGTCTATGTCTTAaacttttgtcacttttaatatGATACATTATCTCTTCAACAAAATTTTCTTATTAAAATTCCAGGTTGAGATTCGGATCTGGGTAAAAACTAGCCGAATTTTGGCAAgaatgatattttaggaaattaagTGAAAGTTATGTTGATTGATTTTATGGTTAGAAAAACAAATTTGATGATTATGACGAAAAACAAATTTGGTGTAACAGGTATCTCAAATGGGATATCAGGGATTGAATTCTACCCGATCCTTTCTAAGTCGGCCAGTTTATTGCAGCGTGTGTAGCTTCCAAAAGGGCTGTTCGGAGATGTTCCCCACTAGGTCCTTTTCTCGGTCATGCTCGTTGCACCAGGCTTGCAAGTGCAATTTATATCTCTTGCATGGTTTACGAGCTATTGCATAGAAGCGGGTTTACCCAGTGCGAACCCAAAGGGAATCAAGAAATTTGTGCTTACCTCCGAGAGTTGGGCAGGGCTAGGTTGAAGTAAGTCATTAGACAGAAAAGGGAATGTCAAAAATAGCCTGAATCAAGAACCTTGACAATCTAGCCAAATGTGAAACCAACATACATCAATAAAGAAGGTTAATATGT encodes the following:
- the LOC124896627 gene encoding uncharacterized protein LOC124896627, translated to MENLAFALHSHSASITTFNGLNFSDWCEQIKFYLGVLDLDVALYSEKPAAITEARSDEEKSYYKHWDWSNRLGLMFMRLNIACNIKTTLPKTESVKDLLKLVEESSQTVDKSLAGTLMGTLTTMKFNGSHTMHEHVIEMTNIAARLKSLGMEVE
- the LOC107865483 gene encoding potassium transporter 5-like isoform X1 translates to MSGNEQNQDVLQQQLKGKKLSGETLKRYDSLDLESSKIPEAKKALEWSVILKLAFQSIGVVYGDIGTSPLYVFSSIFPNGVTYEEDILGALSLILYTITLIPVIKYVFIVLQANDNGDGGTFALYSLICRYSKVGLIPSQQPEDKDVSTFKLDSPDRRTRRASKLKSMLENSNFAKFFMLIATMLGTSMVIEDGVLTPCISVLSAVGGLKAAAPSALTQGRLVWIAVAILILLFMFQRFGTEKVGNTFAPVLCVWFLFIAGIGIYNFVKYDPTVIRALNPKYIIDYFKRNKKNAWISLGGVVMCITGGEALFADVGHFSVQSVQISMCCVTYPALILAYLGQGAFLRKHIDDVSDTFYKSLPYSIYWPVFAVAVLAAIIASQALISGTFAIIQQSLALGCFPQVKILHTSTKYHGQIYIPEVNNLLMLACVIVTLAFRTTEKLSNAYGIAVVFVMTLTSGFLVLVMIMIWKTHILFVIVYVLIIGTFELILLSSVLYKFNQGGYLPLAFAMFLMFIMYVWNYVYRKKYHFELEHKISPLKVKETVDETNYHRLPGLAIFYSELVHGIPPIFKHYVENVPALHSVLVFVSVKSLPISKVPVEERFLFRRVKPPDLYVFRCVVRYGYNDKRNEEEPFERLLVERPKEFIRDDSVLSINASKCNRVSTEQCNVELESDCDIHEDAKFLVDRDIEVVEKAFSIGVLHFIGEQDVIAGKGSNIAKRFVIDYAFNFLKRNLRQSSKVLDIPHKRMLKVGMICEL
- the LOC107865483 gene encoding potassium transporter 5-like isoform X2; this encodes MSNFGSLILCGCSVFLIIYCAGGTFALYSLICRYSKVGLIPSQQPEDKDVSTFKLDSPDRRTRRASKLKSMLENSNFAKFFMLIATMLGTSMVIEDGVLTPCISVLSAVGGLKAAAPSALTQGRLVWIAVAILILLFMFQRFGTEKVGNTFAPVLCVWFLFIAGIGIYNFVKYDPTVIRALNPKYIIDYFKRNKKNAWISLGGVVMCITGGEALFADVGHFSVQSVQISMCCVTYPALILAYLGQGAFLRKHIDDVSDTFYKSLPYSIYWPVFAVAVLAAIIASQALISGTFAIIQQSLALGCFPQVKILHTSTKYHGQIYIPEVNNLLMLACVIVTLAFRTTEKLSNAYGIAVVFVMTLTSGFLVLVMIMIWKTHILFVIVYVLIIGTFELILLSSVLYKFNQGGYLPLAFAMFLMFIMYVWNYVYRKKYHFELEHKISPLKVKETVDETNYHRLPGLAIFYSELVHGIPPIFKHYVENVPALHSVLVFVSVKSLPISKVPVEERFLFRRVKPPDLYVFRCVVRYGYNDKRNEEEPFERLLVERPKEFIRDDSVLSINASKCNRVSTEQCNVELESDCDIHEDAKFLVDRDIEVVEKAFSIGVLHFIGEQDVIAGKGSNIAKRFVIDYAFNFLKRNLRQSSKVLDIPHKRMLKVGMICEL